GTGGATAAGTACTCTTGTATACCATTAAACCACTAATCTAGCCGGAGTTATTCACCCGCAATCTTATCTGTGCCAAGATACCATGATGTGTAGGATGGTTCTTTGACAATGAACTGggaaaagaagaaatgagTTGTGAGACCAGTTACAGAACAATGATatcatatcaaaattaGAGTTCAATACCAACAGTGCCAAATAAGAACTAGACAAATGGAAGGAAtaggcaaaaaaaaaaaacatatataaaggaCATGTTGTTTCCTGTTGGAGACTCAGTTATTCTTGATAAATTGTTACTGTATTGAATAACCAGACATCAATAAAAACTAACAAccaagttttgaaaaagaaggGGAATTATAATAGCCCTCTTTTTTTAACATAATtaatacaataaaaataataagagTACGATCTTAAAAGAAATGAGTTCCTTGGAAAAGACTGACTTGCCGAAGAACGAGTTGCAAATCGACTCGGAGTTCCTAAGGGAAGAACCCCTGGAGATAAGTAACTTCGAAGAGTCTTCCTCTTCACAAGGCCCACAGCCAAGTGGTTCACGTTGGAGGAAGTTTAAAGATTCTTTCAAACCCTTGGATGAAGCCGTTGTCACTGACGACATGAGCGATATCGAAAAGATTGCTCACAGAACCGCGCATGCACCACTGAAGCATCATTTAAAGAACAGACACTTGCAGATGATCGCCATCGGTGGTGCCATTGGTACTGGTCTGTTTGTCGGTTCCGGTACCGCGCTAAGAACAGCTGGCCCAGCTGGTATTCTAATTGGTTGGGGTCTAACGGGTACCATGATTTACTGTATGGTTATGGCCATGGGTGAACTATCTGTGGTCTTCCCAATCTCAGGTGGTTTCACTACCTATGCCACGAGATTCATTGACGAATCGTTTGGTTTTGCCAACAACTTCAACTATATGTTGCAATGGCTATGTGTTCTACCGTTGGAAATCGTTGCTGCTTCCATTACAGTCAACTATTGGGGTACGGATCCTAAATACAGAGATGGTTTTGTTGCATTATTCTGGGTGGTCATTGTCATTATCAACTTGTTCGGTGTGAAAGGTTACGGTGAAGCCGAGTTTGTATTTTCAATCATTAAAGTTTTAACAGTCATTGGTTTCATCATCATGGGTATTGTGCTAAACTGTGGTGGTGGCCCAGAAGGTGGCTACATCGGTGGTAAGTACTTCCACGACCCCGGTGCTTTTGTAGGTGACACTGCAGGTGCGAGATTCCAAGGTGTTTGTTCCGTTTTCGTCACTGCTGCATTCTCATTTGCTGGTAGTGAATTGATTGGTATTGCCGCTGCTGAATCTGCTGAGCCAAGAAAGTCTGTTCCAAAGGCCGCAAAGCAAGTTTTCTGGAGAATTACTCTATTTTACATGCTGTCATTGCTAATGGTTGGTCTTTTGGTTCCATACACTGATGAAAGACTGATTGGTGCTTCCTCTGTTGACGCTGCTGCATCACCTTTCGTCATTGCTATCACCTCTCATGGTATTAGAGGTTTGCCAAGTGTTGTTAATGTTGTTATTCTAATTGCCGTCTTATCTGTCGGAAACTCAGCTGTCTACGGTTGTTCCAGAACGCTATGTGCTTTGGCCCAACAAAACTTCCTTCCAAAGATTTTCGGTTACATTGACAGATCAGGTAGACCTCTATTCGGTATTGCTTTCACATCCGCATTTGGTCTAGTCGCATTTGTCGCTCAAAGTAAGAAAGAAGGTGAAGTGTTTGCTTGGTTGTTAGCGTTGTCTGGTCTATCCTCTTTGTTCACATGGGGTGGTATCTGTTTCTGTCACATCCGTTTCCGTGCAGCATTGACTGCTCAAGGCAGGTCCACGGATGAACTTCCATTCAAAGCACCAGCTGGTATCTACGGTTCCATGTGGGGCTTGTTCATGATTGTCCTAATGTTCATGGCACAGTTCTACGTCGCACTGTTCCCACCTGGAGGCAAGCCGAGCGCCGAGGTGTTCTTCCAGTCGTACTTGTCATTCCCAGTTGTCCTGGCGTTCTACTTCGGTCACAAACTGTACGCTAGAAACTGGAAGTTGTTGATCCCATTGTCGAAGCTGGACATCGACACTGGCCGCAGAGAGATGGACCTGGATGTCCTACGCCAAGAGATTGCGGAAGAAAAACAGATGATGTCTACAAGGCCATGGTGGTACCGTTGGTACAGCTTCTGGTGCTAAGAGCCAAAAGACCGGTTTCCAAACTTTACGCAAAAACATTACTTTCTGTACTATATTTCATACATTTTTCTTAGCCTTTTTTACGTTTTACACACATCGTTATAGTGATCTTTACGTTAATAACATAATCTTATACTTGGATTCTTATACCACTTCTGCATTTTTACCTGATTAAGTAAAAAAAGGTTATATAAGTAATGGCTAACACGGCTATAGCAGGGAAATAGCAGCATAAATCCCGACGATTAGAGCGATGAGGGCGATGAGGCCCATGACATCACATTTCCGATGAGCATCGCATTTGCAATTTCATATGTGTGTGGAGGATGCATGCGATGTGGTGTTTAGGTGTTGGAATTTAACTTGCGCCACCTCTATAACTTCTCCGTAGTTTCCCAGTTGCCCACTGGATCCCGTCTCGAGGCATTGTTGAGGCTACCCGCCGCGAGCATTGCctgggggggggggagtCGAGAAGTTCCATATTAAAAACGCCCAATAcagagaaaaagaaagaaagaaataatcCGGATACTGGAATCCGATAACGCAGAAAGAATGAGATCTGGGCTTACCAAGAGTGATTTGCAGGGCTGTCTCTGTCTAGTTCGGGATTCGGTCTCCATCTAGCAGTACCATATCGAAAAATCCATGCAATTTCATAACTTTACCCAATTAGGAAAAGTAAGTAACTTCCTAAAACTCAATTTGTGATTTCAGTATTTAAGcgtatttctttctttttttcttcatcttttgtttcaaaaCGGTGTGTCGTTGCACAGTACTAAGAGCTCGGGTTTCACCATCTATGGTGTTTGAGAGCGTGAGTAATTGAGGAAAGTGTAGCTTGACGTATGACAGTATGCACATGCAAGGACTCCCTGTACCTGTTTCTGTGAGTCGTAGATACTTATGTATCCAGATTAGGAAAACATAGTGTTTACAAAATGTCCAAATCGAGTAATATTGAAACTGAGGGATGGGTAAAAGCATGACCTCACTGCAAAACTCTAGGAGAGAGCAAAAACAGTTGTACTGAGGTTTCTTTGTCAAACATCCAAATTAAGACGATTCCTAAAACAGTAAGAGGTGTATTTTCCACACAGCAGTTGGTGGTACGTTATCACAGAgcaaaaatttaaatttttcatataatcACAGAAGAGACTGTGGAGCTACAGCACAAATCTGCTCAATGTTCACAGTGAGATCCCATTTCCATCCTCCCCCTAAGAAAGCATCCTGCAGATTCCTCAACAATCACATCTCTTAGATAAGAAAATTGGTTCCGTACGTACCACTCTAAGTAACTCCTTTCCAATATGCACTATATGACCTAACCCCAAAACGAAGCAGAACTCGAGgcaaattcaaaaaagCGCCAATCACTCACATCTTGCCGCAGCAAAGCAAACCCCATACCCTTTCTTgtcctttcttttttttccagtCTCTTTGTCTGTCTCGCCACCCAACTCCCAAATTCCACTTACTCTACCAGAACCGGTAAAAGCATCCACTGCGCAGAGACACAGAGAACTCCAAAGGGGATTACTTCAGATACACTCTCTCAAGCATCGAAGGGCTGCGAGCCCACAAGAAACccaaacaaaaacaattagAAGTCCAAATCCGGTAATGCGCACAGAAAGAAGCGAAGGAGGCCCATCTCGCGTGAGAATgaattggaagaaaaaaaaaatcgaaaaagaagatattgagCAGTAGCGAGATATTGTAGCACAGACAACTGCGTAGAAGGGACAATCCATCGAGAGGAGGGGCAAGGAAatcaaaaaacaaaaaatgcTGTTCCTCGGAAGGGGGAGtttctaaaaaaaaaagttgaaaattGATAAACTTAAAGGAAAAGCACAGAAACAAAGGGAGGAAAAGACGTCATTTAGTGCTAAAAGTGGAATTATGGATCTTTTCCCATATATAAGTAGCGATGGATTCAcaaattgatatttcttttcctttcaaGACGTCTTTTGGGCGGGATTTAAAAGAACTAAAACGCTTTTTTTCTATACAACTCAAACTAAAGTTTAACTACAAAGTCTTTCCAAC
This window of the Nakaseomyces glabratus chromosome L, complete sequence genome carries:
- the GAP1 gene encoding amino acid permease GAP1 (CAGL0L03267g~Ortholog(s) have L-proline transmembrane transporter activity, polyamine transmembrane transporter activity and role in amino acid transmembrane transport, nitrogen utilization, polyamine transport) is translated as MSSLEKTDLPKNELQIDSEFLREEPLEISNFEESSSSQGPQPSGSRWRKFKDSFKPLDEAVVTDDMSDIEKIAHRTAHAPLKHHLKNRHLQMIAIGGAIGTGLFVGSGTALRTAGPAGILIGWGLTGTMIYCMVMAMGELSVVFPISGGFTTYATRFIDESFGFANNFNYMLQWLCVLPLEIVAASITVNYWGTDPKYRDGFVALFWVVIVIINLFGVKGYGEAEFVFSIIKVLTVIGFIIMGIVLNCGGGPEGGYIGGKYFHDPGAFVGDTAGARFQGVCSVFVTAAFSFAGSELIGIAAAESAEPRKSVPKAAKQVFWRITLFYMLSLLMVGLLVPYTDERLIGASSVDAAASPFVIAITSHGIRGLPSVVNVVILIAVLSVGNSAVYGCSRTLCALAQQNFLPKIFGYIDRSGRPLFGIAFTSAFGLVAFVAQSKKEGEVFAWLLALSGLSSLFTWGGICFCHIRFRAALTAQGRSTDELPFKAPAGIYGSMWGLFMIVLMFMAQFYVALFPPGGKPSAEVFFQSYLSFPVVLAFYFGHKLYARNWKLLIPLSKLDIDTGRREMDLDVLRQEIAEEKQMMSTRPWWYRWYSFWC